The Candidatus Eisenbacteria bacterium DNA segment CTGAAGTTTCAGGTTGTTTTGGAAGCTCTTCGGGGTGAGAAGAGTCCTGGTCAGATTGCGAAGGCCTACGGGGTTCACGCGAACTCGATAGGGATTTGGAAGCAGAAGTTGATCGAGAAGGGACCCTCATTGTTTGACAGTGCCCGGAAGATAGCGGAGCTGGAGCAGATTCTGGGCAAGAAGGAAGTTGAGCTGGCTCTTTTAAAAAACTTCTTGGGGCGGACCGAATGACGCGTGTGGCTAAGATTGATTTGGTGAATAGCGTGGCCGGGGAGTTTC contains these protein-coding regions:
- a CDS encoding transposase, with protein sequence MAKATRRYSAKLKFQVVLEALRGEKSPGQIAKAYGVHANSIGIWKQKLIEKGPSLFDSARKIAELEQILGKKEVELALLKNFLGRTE